The genomic segment CACAGCATGCCGCAAACATGTTCCTCCGCCGGATCCGCCGCGACAGCCTGAGCGACCTGCCCGGTCTCGAGACCGGGCGGCTGACGATCGCGCCGCTCAGCGCCGGAGACGCGCGGGCCGTGCACGCGCTCACCGACGATCCGGCGATCACCGGCGCGGTCGATTTTCTCGCCACCCCCTTCACCCTGGCGGACGCCGAGGCGCTGATCGCCTCGGGCCGGCATGGGCGTGACCGCTTCCTCGGCGTCTGGAGCCGCGAGGCGGCCGCCCCGCTCGTCGGCGTCGTCGGCACCCATCTGCGAGGGGAGGGCGCGGTCGAGATCGGCTACTGGATCGGCGGGGCCGCCCGTGGCCGCGGCTTCGGGACGGAGGCGGTCTCCGCCATCGTCGGCCTGCTGCGCCGCCGCTTTCCCCGCCGGGCGATCGTGGCCGAATGCCGGCCCGGCAACGTCGCCTCCTGGGGCCTGCTGCACAAGATCGGCTTTCGCGAGACCGGCTCGGAGGGACACCGCCCCGGCCGCCGCCAGCTCGTCCTCGAAGGCGTCTGACGCCGCAGGCGGTGCCGACGGGCCGGTCGGGCGGGATGGACCAAAGACCGGGAAGCGGC from the Methylorubrum extorquens genome contains:
- a CDS encoding putative GCN5-related N-acetyltransferase (Evidence 3 : Putative function from multiple computational evidences; Product type e : enzyme), which encodes MVSRAPQHAANMFLRRIRRDSLSDLPGLETGRLTIAPLSAGDARAVHALTDDPAITGAVDFLATPFTLADAEALIASGRHGRDRFLGVWSREAAAPLVGVVGTHLRGEGAVEIGYWIGGAARGRGFGTEAVSAIVGLLRRRFPRRAIVAECRPGNVASWGLLHKIGFRETGSEGHRPGRRQLVLEGV